A single genomic interval of Streptomyces graminofaciens harbors:
- a CDS encoding sulfite exporter TauE/SafE family protein produces the protein MDWTVPAGLVAGLLIATVTAPVGVSGAVFLLPVQLSVFGVPNPAVTPTNLLFNVVAGPGALWRYRNDGALRGGLARRLVLGTLPGVVIGAALRVFALPGPGVFRLLIAALLLPLGLWLCLRTLIPSRHRPSPTGELAPRTLTGLALAVGVVGGIYGIGGGSLLGPILVGRGLPVARVAPAALAATFATSLVGAATYALLSLVSPGDVAPDWGLGLACGTGGLIGGYLGARLQPRLPERALRLLLGTLATALGALYAAQTLT, from the coding sequence GTGGACTGGACAGTGCCAGCAGGCCTGGTCGCCGGGCTGCTGATCGCGACCGTGACCGCACCGGTCGGCGTGTCCGGCGCAGTGTTCCTCCTCCCGGTCCAGCTGAGCGTCTTCGGCGTGCCCAACCCGGCCGTCACCCCGACGAACCTGCTGTTCAACGTCGTCGCCGGACCCGGCGCCCTGTGGCGCTACCGCAACGACGGCGCCCTGCGCGGCGGCCTCGCCCGGCGCCTGGTGCTGGGCACCCTGCCCGGCGTCGTCATCGGCGCCGCCCTCCGCGTCTTCGCCCTCCCCGGCCCCGGCGTCTTCCGCCTCCTGATCGCCGCACTGCTGCTGCCACTCGGCCTGTGGCTGTGCCTGCGCACCCTCATCCCGTCCCGACACCGGCCTTCGCCCACAGGCGAGTTGGCCCCGCGCACCCTGACCGGCCTCGCCCTGGCGGTCGGCGTAGTCGGCGGCATCTACGGTATCGGCGGCGGCTCCCTCCTGGGCCCGATCCTCGTCGGCCGCGGCCTGCCCGTCGCCCGTGTGGCGCCGGCCGCGCTCGCCGCCACCTTCGCCACGTCCCTCGTCGGCGCCGCAACCTATGCGCTGCTGTCCCTCGTCAGCCCCGGAGACGTCGCCCCCGATTGGGGGCTCGGACTCGCCTGCGGCACCGGCGGCCTGATCGGCGGCTACCTCGGCGCCCGCCTCCAACCCCGCCTGCCCGAACGCGCCCTACGCCTCCTCCTCGGCACCCTCGCCACTGCCCTCGGGGCCCTGTACGCAGCCCAGACCCTGACCTGA
- a CDS encoding CU044_5270 family protein gives MNANPSQPHPAEWTETQDLLPSVERDLPAGRHQFHKEHMMAQIHEDLRGSRTPGPQRQRNPFLRRAILVPAAAFAVAGAVVAGLALSGGNGDGGKTAVATGPALTTQIGAADAKGAPQLLDRISLAAADTSGPTAHDGQYIYIASKVASTHSRTVDDKTTIVSKELHSRQVWVSTDGKDGWLIEKGEEDITLAGDTPLTGAYDSLVKLPTDPDVLLKQIYKESDAVRDPEVPRDQAAFVAIGDLLNESYPPADVAVALYKAAAKIPGVVAVDDAVDALGRHGVAIARQNDTDGQRTEWIFDKKTLQLLGDRTVQVKAEKDGEFKPGTVLFTSAITQRAVVDANKQVPGKAS, from the coding sequence ATGAACGCCAACCCCTCCCAGCCGCACCCGGCTGAGTGGACGGAGACCCAGGACCTCCTGCCCTCCGTCGAGCGGGATCTGCCGGCGGGCCGCCACCAGTTCCACAAGGAGCACATGATGGCCCAGATCCACGAAGACCTCCGCGGCAGCCGCACCCCCGGCCCGCAGCGGCAGCGCAACCCGTTCCTGCGCCGCGCGATCCTGGTGCCCGCCGCCGCCTTCGCCGTGGCCGGCGCGGTCGTGGCCGGCCTCGCCCTGTCCGGCGGCAACGGAGACGGCGGCAAGACCGCCGTGGCCACCGGCCCCGCCCTGACCACCCAGATCGGCGCCGCCGACGCCAAGGGCGCCCCCCAACTGCTCGACCGCATCTCGCTCGCCGCCGCCGACACCTCCGGACCGACGGCGCACGACGGCCAGTACATCTACATCGCCTCGAAGGTGGCCAGCACCCACTCCAGGACCGTCGACGACAAGACCACGATCGTCAGCAAGGAGCTGCACTCCCGTCAGGTCTGGGTGTCCACCGACGGGAAGGACGGCTGGCTGATCGAGAAGGGCGAGGAGGACATCACCCTGGCCGGGGACACCCCGCTCACCGGGGCGTACGACAGCCTGGTCAAGCTGCCCACCGACCCCGACGTACTGCTGAAGCAGATCTACAAGGAGTCGGACGCCGTCCGGGACCCCGAAGTCCCCCGCGACCAGGCGGCCTTCGTCGCCATCGGCGATCTGCTGAACGAGAGCTACCCGCCCGCGGACGTGGCCGTCGCCCTGTACAAGGCCGCCGCCAAGATCCCGGGGGTCGTCGCGGTGGACGACGCGGTCGACGCCTTGGGCCGCCACGGGGTCGCCATCGCGCGGCAGAACGACACCGACGGCCAGCGCACCGAGTGGATCTTCGACAAGAAGACCCTCCAGTTGCTCGGCGACCGCACCGTCCAGGTCAAGGCCGAAAAGGACGGGGAGTTCAAGCCCGGCACCGTCCTGTTCACCTCCGCGATCACCCAGCGCGCGGTCGTCGACGCCAACAAGCAGGTCCCCGGGAAGGCGAGCTGA
- a CDS encoding TetR/AcrR family transcriptional regulator — MSGTGLRELKRRRMYQEVSEIAVRLFLERGFDAVSVAEVAAAAEISKPTLFRYFPSKEDLVLHQIADHEEESARVVVAREEGVGPLPALRRHFLAGLAACDPVTGLNDHPAVRAFYDMLYGTPSLVARLHGYLERSETALAEVLGGGLDARLAAGQIIAVRRILAEENWRRIVAGEAVEDVRRDAEAAAERAFAVLEAGLPGLRRA, encoded by the coding sequence GTGAGCGGGACCGGGCTGCGTGAGCTGAAGAGGCGGCGGATGTATCAGGAGGTGTCGGAGATCGCCGTTCGGCTCTTCCTGGAGCGGGGGTTCGACGCGGTGTCCGTCGCCGAGGTGGCCGCCGCGGCCGAGATCTCCAAGCCGACGCTCTTCCGGTACTTCCCGTCGAAGGAGGACCTGGTCCTGCACCAGATCGCCGACCACGAGGAGGAGTCCGCCCGGGTCGTCGTCGCGCGGGAGGAGGGGGTCGGGCCCCTTCCCGCCCTGCGCCGGCACTTCCTCGCCGGGCTCGCCGCCTGCGATCCCGTCACCGGGCTCAACGACCATCCGGCCGTCCGCGCCTTCTACGACATGCTCTACGGCACCCCTTCCCTCGTCGCCCGTCTCCACGGCTACCTGGAGCGCTCGGAGACGGCCCTGGCGGAGGTGCTCGGCGGCGGTCTCGACGCCCGACTGGCAGCCGGCCAGATCATCGCCGTACGGCGGATCCTCGCGGAGGAGAACTGGCGGCGGATCGTGGCGGGGGAGGCGGTGGAGGACGTACGGCGGGACGCGGAGGCGGCGGCTGAGCGGGCGTTCGCGGTGCTGGAGGCGGGGCTGCCGGGTCTCCGCCGAGCGTAA
- a CDS encoding RNA polymerase sigma factor, translated as MTTDMRTRVRTGDPNAFAELFDDHARAVYNHAFRLTADWSAAEDVMSTTFMEAWRRRASVEAEGGSLRPWLLGIATNVARAQYRSNRRYRNAASAAAAANAADEHVEDHAEETAGRLDDRRRISATLTALSSLKRPEREVLTLCLCEGMEYAEAARALGIPVGTVRSRLSRARGKLRKLADAELLRKKSELSGKKMELTRTDRQITGDRGYVIRSAQEGNR; from the coding sequence GTGACCACAGATATGCGAACCCGGGTGCGAACCGGAGATCCGAACGCGTTTGCGGAACTCTTCGACGACCATGCCCGCGCCGTGTACAACCACGCCTTCAGGCTGACCGCCGACTGGTCCGCGGCCGAGGACGTCATGTCGACGACGTTCATGGAGGCGTGGCGGCGCCGTGCGTCGGTCGAGGCCGAAGGGGGTTCGCTGCGGCCCTGGCTGCTGGGTATCGCCACCAACGTGGCCCGCGCCCAGTACCGCAGCAACCGGCGCTACCGGAACGCCGCGAGCGCGGCAGCCGCCGCGAACGCCGCGGACGAGCACGTCGAGGACCACGCCGAGGAGACCGCAGGCCGGCTGGACGACCGGCGCCGCATCAGCGCCACGCTCACCGCGCTCAGTTCGCTCAAGCGCCCCGAACGCGAGGTCCTGACCCTGTGCCTGTGCGAGGGCATGGAGTACGCCGAGGCCGCCCGCGCCCTCGGCATCCCCGTCGGCACCGTCCGCTCCCGGCTGTCCCGCGCCCGCGGCAAGCTGCGAAAACTCGCCGACGCGGAACTGCTCAGAAAAAAAAGCGAACTCAGCGGGAAAAAAATGGAACTCACCCGCACAGACCGGCAGATAACAGGTGATCGCGGATACGTGATCCGGTCCGCACAGGAAGGAAACCGATGA
- a CDS encoding DNA-binding protein produces the protein MLAAYQTGTLAQFEAHAGNGVEALNLARRARRALGDRRPAVADAWLASVEALGHAAAGDRRAADKALTASRAGAEALKASEEPPPWPWVFSFTPDKVAACRVTCGARLGLSDWVISDDVEALATGHAKQRALLVLDIAAGYLAAGRVEAAFALASRALDAGLTYRSGRIVERARAVRRTLTTASPPKMVRDFDDRLHDVYL, from the coding sequence TTGCTCGCCGCCTACCAGACCGGCACGCTCGCCCAGTTCGAGGCACACGCCGGAAACGGTGTGGAGGCACTCAACCTCGCCCGCCGGGCACGGCGCGCGCTCGGCGACCGGCGTCCGGCCGTCGCGGATGCGTGGCTCGCCAGCGTCGAAGCGCTCGGCCACGCGGCAGCCGGAGACCGACGGGCGGCCGACAAAGCCCTGACCGCGAGCCGGGCCGGGGCAGAGGCCCTGAAGGCATCCGAGGAGCCTCCTCCCTGGCCGTGGGTGTTCTCCTTCACCCCGGACAAGGTGGCCGCCTGCCGGGTGACGTGCGGCGCACGGCTCGGCCTCTCGGACTGGGTGATCAGCGATGACGTAGAAGCCCTGGCCACCGGCCACGCCAAGCAACGCGCCCTGCTGGTACTGGACATCGCCGCCGGTTACCTCGCCGCCGGCAGGGTGGAGGCCGCGTTCGCCCTCGCCTCGCGCGCCCTCGATGCCGGCCTGACGTACCGGTCCGGGCGAATCGTGGAGCGCGCCCGCGCCGTGCGCCGTACCCTCACAACCGCCTCACCACCCAAGATGGTGCGGGACTTCGACGACCGCCTCCACGACGTCTACCTGTAG